A single Victivallis lenta DNA region contains:
- a CDS encoding alpha-amylase family glycosyl hydrolase, with product MNCFTRLSNEPAPLACDPCLAPYRDALAARTLRTAETARKLTGGRMSLADFASGHEYFGLHRDAAGWVFREWAPNATRIIVRGDFTNWEERPGFVMKSKPGGAWELRLPAEALRHGDHYLLSMEWEGGRGDRVPAYARCVVQDEATGLFSAVVYAPERPYAFRHPSPPAPAMPLVYESHVGMAQEEPKVGSFAEFRVKTLPRIAKAGYNTIQLMAVMGHPYYGSFGYHVANFFAVAGRFGTPDEFKELVDAAHGLGLRVIIDLVHSHATRNEVEGLGRYDGSRTAFFHAGARGEHAAWDSLLFDYAKPEVLHFLLSNCRYWLDEFRIDGFRFDGVTSMMYLHHGLGKTFTSYADYFGPDVDEDAVCYLGLANTVIHTVRPDAVTVAEDVSGMPGLAAPLGQPGGIGFDYRLAMGVTDMWFKLFDIPDENWPLGWMYHELCNRRRDERSISYAECHDQAIVGGKTAIFRLADAAMYDAMHVSSASLAVDRAVALHKMMRLATLASAGHGYLNFMGNEFGHPEWIDFPREGNHWSMMHARRLWSLAENPDLRYRFLAVFDRAMLETVKSRPEFTRCIPQLVRLDETAKILIFERDDLYFCFNFHPERSYFDYAFEVREGVFETVLDSDAPEFGGFARREPGQTYFTRNSRLSLYLPNRSALVLKRR from the coding sequence ATGAACTGTTTTACCCGGTTGAGCAACGAACCGGCGCCGCTGGCCTGCGATCCGTGCCTGGCGCCGTACCGCGACGCGCTCGCCGCCCGGACCCTTCGGACGGCCGAGACCGCCCGGAAGCTGACCGGCGGGCGCATGAGCCTGGCCGATTTCGCTTCGGGCCATGAATATTTCGGGCTGCACCGCGATGCGGCCGGATGGGTATTCCGCGAATGGGCGCCGAATGCGACCCGGATCATCGTCCGCGGAGACTTCACCAACTGGGAGGAGCGCCCCGGATTCGTCATGAAATCAAAGCCGGGCGGCGCATGGGAACTCCGGCTTCCGGCCGAAGCGCTCCGCCACGGCGACCACTACCTGCTCTCTATGGAGTGGGAGGGCGGCCGTGGCGACCGGGTGCCCGCCTATGCCCGCTGCGTCGTGCAGGATGAAGCGACCGGTCTCTTCTCGGCGGTGGTCTACGCGCCGGAACGGCCCTATGCGTTCCGGCATCCGTCGCCGCCCGCTCCCGCCATGCCGCTCGTCTACGAGTCGCATGTCGGCATGGCGCAGGAAGAGCCGAAGGTCGGCAGCTTTGCGGAGTTCCGGGTGAAAACCCTGCCGCGCATCGCAAAGGCCGGCTACAATACGATTCAGCTGATGGCGGTCATGGGGCATCCGTACTACGGCAGTTTCGGCTATCACGTCGCCAATTTCTTCGCAGTGGCGGGGCGGTTCGGCACACCGGACGAGTTCAAGGAGCTGGTCGATGCGGCGCATGGCCTCGGGCTGCGCGTCATCATCGACCTCGTGCACTCGCATGCGACCCGCAACGAGGTCGAAGGGCTCGGCCGCTACGACGGCAGCCGCACCGCGTTCTTTCACGCGGGAGCGCGCGGCGAGCACGCGGCGTGGGACTCGCTGCTCTTCGACTATGCGAAGCCGGAGGTGCTGCATTTCCTGCTGTCGAACTGCCGCTACTGGCTCGACGAATTCCGCATCGACGGGTTCCGTTTCGACGGCGTGACAAGCATGATGTACCTGCATCACGGGCTAGGGAAGACCTTCACGTCGTACGCCGACTACTTCGGGCCCGACGTGGATGAGGATGCTGTCTGCTATCTCGGGCTCGCCAACACGGTCATCCACACGGTGCGTCCCGATGCCGTGACCGTCGCCGAAGACGTCAGCGGCATGCCGGGACTCGCCGCGCCGCTCGGCCAGCCGGGAGGAATCGGCTTCGATTACCGCCTGGCGATGGGGGTGACGGACATGTGGTTCAAGCTCTTCGACATTCCGGATGAAAACTGGCCGCTCGGCTGGATGTACCACGAACTCTGCAACCGGCGGCGCGACGAGCGTTCGATCAGCTACGCCGAATGCCACGACCAGGCGATCGTCGGCGGCAAAACCGCGATTTTCCGGCTCGCCGACGCCGCGATGTACGACGCGATGCACGTCTCCTCCGCCAGTCTCGCCGTGGATCGCGCGGTCGCGCTGCACAAGATGATGCGCCTTGCGACGCTCGCCTCGGCCGGACACGGATACCTGAACTTCATGGGCAACGAGTTCGGGCATCCGGAGTGGATCGACTTTCCGCGCGAGGGGAACCACTGGTCCATGATGCACGCGCGGCGGCTCTGGTCGCTGGCGGAGAATCCGGATCTGCGCTACCGCTTCCTCGCTGTTTTCGACCGGGCAATGCTCGAAACGGTGAAGAGCCGTCCGGAATTCACACGCTGCATCCCGCAGCTGGTGCGGCTCGACGAAACCGCGAAAATCCTGATTTTCGAGCGGGACGATCTCTATTTCTGCTTCAATTTCCATCCGGAAAGGTCGTATTTCGACTACGCCTTCGAAGTGCGGGAGGGGGTATTCGAGACGGTACTGGACTCCGACGCGCCGGAATTCGGCGGCTTCGCGCGGCGCGAACCGGGCCAGACCTACTTTACGCGGAACTCGCGCCTGAGCCTCTATCTGCCGAACCGCTCCGCGCTGGTGCTGAAGCGCCGGTGA